From Saccopteryx leptura isolate mSacLep1 chromosome 3, mSacLep1_pri_phased_curated, whole genome shotgun sequence, one genomic window encodes:
- the MTLN gene encoding mitoregulin, protein MADVSERKLQLSVLLAFASGVLVGWQANRLRRRYLDWRKRRLQDKLAVTQKKLDLA, encoded by the coding sequence ATGGCGGACGTGTCGGAAAGGAAGCTACAGCTGTCAGTGCTGTTGGCTTTCGCCTCTGGAGTGCTAGTGGGCTGGCAGGCGAACCGGCTGCGGAGGCGCTACCTGGACTGGAGGAAGCGGAGACTGCAGGACAAGCTGGCGGTGACGCAGAAGAAACTGGACCTGGCCTGA